A stretch of Henckelia pumila isolate YLH828 chromosome 4, ASM3356847v2, whole genome shotgun sequence DNA encodes these proteins:
- the LOC140864963 gene encoding transcription factor MYB53-like: MGRHSCSLKQKLRKGLWSPEEDEKLHTFITRFGVGCWSSVPKLAGLQRCGKSCRLRWINYLRPDLKRGMFSQEEEDLIITLHKALGNRWAQIATQLPGRTDNEIKNFWNSCLKKKLIKQGIDPNTHMPVPEIEVKKEKDYADSVSPQILQTKGLPNLSNSVEIDHQDYHLMQIPIQSLNGNLVAKQVYDPLFLTEFQTSIDSNGYSPSFLSQSLIQGNPMMNHNSYGFNSMPNLTTFDRQNNTDYSECSSSRNNNLVENGSTFCWEAENKLESMFQFQFSGIQIEDEKPGLIQAQNSGDFCGYQMGSLSQELIGGNLDVFHEL; the protein is encoded by the exons ATGGGGCGCCATTCTTGCAGCTTGAAGCAGAAGCTGAGGAAGGGGCTTTGGTCACCCGAAGAAGATGAGAAATTGCacacttttattacaagattCGGTGTCGGTTGCTGGAGCTCTGTGCCTAAATTAGCTG GCTTGCAGAGATGTGGGAAGAGTTGCAGATTGAGGTGGATCAATTACTTGAGGCCTGACCTTAAGAGGGGAATGTTCTCTCAAGAAGAGGAGGATTTGATCATTACTTTGCATAAAGCTCTTGGAAATAG GTGGGCACAGATTGCGACACAGTTGCCAGGAAGAACAGATAATGAGATCAAGAACTTTTGGAATTCTTGCCTCAAGAAAAAGCTCATCAAACAAGGCATTGATCCAAACACACACATGCCGGTACCCGAAATCGAAGTGAAGAAGGAGAAAGACTATGCAGACTCTGTTTCACCACAGATTCTACAGACTAAAGGGCTTCCGAATCTGTCGAATTCGGTCGAAATCGATCATCAAGACTATCATCTAATGCAAATCCCAATCCAATCTTTGAATGGCAATCTTGTTGCCAAACAAGTGTATGATCCTCTGTTCTTGACTGAGTTCCAAACAAGCATTGACTCAAATGGTTACAGTCCCAGTTTTCTTTCACAGAGTTTGATTCAGGGAAATCCCATGATGAATCATAACAGCTATGGATTCAACTCGATGCCGAATTTGACGACTTTCGATAGGCAAAACAATACAGATTACTCAGAGTGTTCATCTTCAAGAAACAACAACTTGGTTGAAAATGGAAGCACATTTTGTTGGGAAGCTGAGAATAAGCTGGAATCGATGTTTCAGTTCCAGTTCAGTGGGATTCAGATTGAAGATGAAAAACCAGGTTTGATTCAGGCTCAGAATTCCGGTGATTTTTGTGGGTACCAAATGGGATCCTTGTCTCAAGAATTGATTGGGGGAAATCTTGATGTGTTCCATGAATTGTGA
- the LOC140862253 gene encoding uncharacterized protein translates to MKVAALGLEENLENSMAAVAAETEKPIQDELSLRIFLAERVIKSAQEAESFKAESSELARQVVELSHLLRSTARLTTTPAGAYDRPIRRVMDDLNKTLNRALTLTRKCRHKKTNVLRHVLSITTATDFRKVSGLLDSSLADIKWVLSIFSQDSDNGTIDLTLPPIATNDPNLSMVWSFIAAVHMGRAEGAKELASLTRNNDRNKKIVVEEKGIPPLLKLLKESKNLDAQKAAARALCNLADDLDRVRLISSALGVQVVAKALSEAPMSVQVELVELVSRMSETDVEAQEEFGKENVTRPLVALLGMDVNIEEFKDTNSRKPANSIHSLVLINKEMEKKWVGGKGSGSSFDGSRHLDHNKKEKERDAELPEVRSSLKVGCATALWKLARGSLSNSTKITETKALLVLAKIIEKERGDLQINSLLVVMELASVAEDNSDLKRAAFKPTSPAAKAVLDQLLRVINEGTGVPLVIPAIKAIGCLAKMFHAKETRIITPLVTQLSHRNPDVSAEAAKALSKFICEDNFNRVENSMVIIESNGVPMLMNLLRNNDRGNLHLPELVLLCNLAINVGNSKVLEQARALSILEGMARQATAHNPDLRDLFAKAIHQLMLYQPAAHHIHRHP, encoded by the coding sequence ATGAAAGTTGCAGCTCTCGGACTTGAAGAAAATCTTGAAAATTCAATGGCCGCAGTGGCGGCTGAAACCGAAAAGCCAATCCAAGACGAGCTCTCGCTGCGAATCTTTCTGGCAGAACGAGTCATCAAATCAGCTCAGGAGGCGGAGTCGTTCAAGGCCGAAAGCTCGGAACTTGCCAGACAAGTGGTGGAGCTCTCTCATCTTCTCCGCTCCACCGCGCGCCTCACCACCACCCCCGCCGGCGCCTACGACCGCCCCATCCGCCGTGTGATGGATGATCTGAACAAAACCCTCAACCGCGCCTTGACCCTGACCCGCAAGTGCCGCCACAAGAAAACCAACGTCCTACGCCACGTTCTCTCCATTACCACCGCCACGGATTTCAGAAAGGTTTCAGGTTTACTTGATTCTTCTCTTGCTGATATCAAATGGGTGCTCTCTATTTTTAGTCAAGATTCGGATAATGGGACTATTGATTTAACTTTGCCTCCTATTGCTACCAATGATCCTAATCTCTCTATGGTATGGTCTTTTATCGCTGCTGTGCATATGGGTCGGGCCGAGGGTGCGAAGGAGCTAGCTAGTTTGACACGAAATAATGATAGGAATAAAAAGATTGTAGTAGAGGAAAAGGGGATACCTCCTCTCTTGAAGTTGTTGAAAGAAAGTAAGAATCTTGATGCACAAAAAGCGGCGGCGCGTGCTTTGTGTAATCTGGCCGATGATCTGGATCGTGTGAGATTGATTTCGAGTGCCCTCGGGGTTCAGGTCGTCGCCAAAGCACTCTCGGAGGCACCCATGAGTGTCCAAGTTGAGTTGGTGGAATTGGTGTCGAGGATGTCGGAAACTGATGTTGAAGCACAGGAGGAGTTTGGGAAGGAGAATGTGACGAGGCCCCTGGTTGCCCTTTTAGGTATGGATGTGAATATAGAAGAGTTCAAGGATACAAATTCGCGGAAGCCTGCTAATAGCATCCATTCTCTTGTGCTGATCAATAAAGAGATGGAGAAAAAATGGGTTGGTGGAAAGGGCAGTGGTAGCAGTTTTGATGGGAGCAGGCATCTTGATCATAATAAGAAGGAGAAGGAAAGGGATGCGGAGTTGCCGGAGGTTAGATCGAGCCTTAAAGTGGGTTGTGCGACCGCGCTGTGGAAATTGGCGAGAGGGAGTTTGTCGAATAGCACCAAGATTACCGAGACCAAGGCTTTACTCGTTTTGGCCAAGATTATCGAGAAGGAGCGAGGGGACTTGCAGATTAATAGTTTGTTGGTTGTGATGGAGTTGGCTTCAGTGGCTGAAGATAACTCTGATCTTAAGCGTGCTGCTTTTAAGCCAACTTCACCGGCAGCAAAGGCCGTTTTAGACCAGCTTTTAAGGGTGATAAACGAAGGAACTGGTGTGCCCTTGGTGATACCGGCTATTAAGGCCATCGGGTGTTTGGCAAAAATGTTTCACGCGAAGGAGACACGAATAATCACCCCTTTGGTCACTCAGCTTAGTCATAGGAATCCTGATGTCTCAGCCGAAGCAGCTAAAGCTCTGAGCAAGTTCATATGTGAGGACAATTTCAATCGCGTGGAGAATTCTATGGTGATCATCGAGTCCAATGGTGTGCCGATGCTGATGAATTTGCTTAGAAACAACGATAGGGGTAATTTGCATTTGCCTGAGCTCGTTCTACTTTGTAACCTTGCTATAAACGTCGGGAACAGCAAAGTTCTCGAACAAGCTCGTGCTCTGAGCATACTCGAGGGAATGGCTCGACAAGCTACGGCTCATAATCCTGATTTAAGGGACCTCTTTGCCAAGGCCATACACCAGCTCATGCTCTATCAGCCTGCTGCTCATCATATCCATAGACATCCCTAG